The Novosphingobium kaempferiae genome includes a window with the following:
- a CDS encoding TonB-dependent receptor domain-containing protein, translating to MRGHHRKLYAAVALTALIAGTAQAQEAPAAGADAPANDIVVTGTRIKRADLESNSPQTVVGSDEFRYQGATTVEQVLNRLPQFTADANENVSNGSDGTSKINLRNLGSNRVLTLIDGQRMMPSQAINTSFIPSTLVERIDILSGGASAVYGSDALSGVVNFVLKKDLDGVRMDVQTGFAQHDNNNRSIRALQAASGYDNAPGSVIDGGKQDINIAAGKNFADGRGNITVYGGYRSFSPVRQSSRDVSACALQDRESVTGSKNFDQLFCGGSSNTPNGSFIPLSELSPYMGQTIINNGSGTLVPYDPSFAYNTAPDNYFQRSDKRYTAGGFARFEISKAAELYGSVMYMKDQTFSQVAPSAVWFGTAFDVSCNNPYANASQLAAICGSAAGTDTTAPTNVGYRVVGQPRRDNLRFNDYRYSAGVRGDIGSGFSYDVNYMYSLVKFKETYLNDVNQAKAGLALNAINVNGVPTCRSVIDGTDANCIPINVFTPGGVTAEQAAYIFGESNTASRNSLSVISGSLSGDLGQMGVTLPWAERGVGIALGVERRRETLNFTADEVAQQNGTLPSDGVIAVTEAFGEIEIPLIEDKPFFRSLTINGGLRYSSYDNKQNSSGIKSGYNVWTYKGELSWAPVDDLRVRASYNRAIRAPNVAELFASQAVGNVNGTDPCAGANPSASFEICRLTGVTQAMYGRIPGCPSDQCSGLGGGNTALKPETADTYTLGVVITPKALRRFSLSIDYYNIKVKDYIGQIAPSLIMGQCATTGDPYFCGLFVRDPRSGQVFGQNSGYIISTTMNTGYLKTSGIDVNADYTFDVGNFGSINVGVVGTYLIEQVSQPVPGAGSYDCKGLFGYTCGQPTPEWRHVARFSWMAPGDFTASVSWRHIGGTTLSSLTDNPLLSADKTTVNRKIDAYNYIDLSLTQVIDKRLTLRAGVNNLFDKDPPILDSGLLQSFGNGNTYPGVYDALGRTIFVGATVNF from the coding sequence ATGAGGGGTCATCACAGGAAGCTCTATGCCGCGGTCGCGCTCACGGCGCTGATCGCGGGAACCGCGCAGGCGCAGGAAGCGCCCGCAGCAGGCGCCGACGCGCCGGCCAACGACATCGTCGTCACCGGCACGCGCATCAAGCGCGCCGATCTGGAAAGCAACAGCCCGCAGACCGTCGTCGGTTCGGACGAGTTCCGCTACCAGGGCGCCACCACGGTCGAGCAGGTGCTGAACCGCCTGCCGCAGTTCACTGCCGATGCGAACGAGAACGTCTCGAACGGCTCGGACGGCACTTCCAAGATCAACCTGCGCAACCTCGGCTCGAACCGCGTGCTCACGCTGATCGACGGCCAGCGCATGATGCCCTCGCAGGCTATCAACACCAGCTTCATCCCCAGCACCCTTGTCGAGCGCATCGACATCCTGTCGGGCGGCGCCTCGGCGGTCTACGGCTCGGACGCGCTCTCGGGCGTCGTCAACTTCGTGCTGAAGAAGGATCTCGACGGCGTCCGCATGGACGTCCAGACCGGCTTCGCCCAGCACGACAACAACAACCGCTCGATCCGCGCGCTGCAGGCCGCTTCCGGCTATGACAACGCGCCCGGTTCGGTCATCGACGGCGGCAAGCAGGACATCAACATCGCGGCGGGCAAGAACTTCGCCGACGGCCGCGGCAACATCACCGTCTACGGCGGCTACCGCAGCTTCAGCCCGGTGCGCCAGTCGAGCCGCGACGTTTCGGCCTGCGCCCTGCAGGATCGTGAATCGGTCACGGGTTCGAAGAACTTCGACCAGCTCTTCTGCGGCGGTTCGAGCAACACGCCGAACGGCTCGTTCATCCCGCTCTCCGAGCTGAGCCCCTACATGGGCCAGACGATCATCAACAACGGCAGCGGCACACTGGTCCCCTATGATCCGTCGTTCGCCTACAACACCGCGCCCGACAACTACTTCCAGCGCTCCGACAAGCGTTACACGGCGGGCGGTTTCGCCCGGTTCGAGATCAGCAAGGCGGCTGAACTCTACGGCAGCGTGATGTACATGAAGGACCAGACCTTCTCGCAGGTCGCGCCTTCGGCGGTGTGGTTCGGCACGGCGTTCGACGTATCGTGCAACAACCCTTACGCCAACGCGAGCCAGCTTGCCGCCATCTGCGGCTCGGCTGCAGGCACCGACACCACGGCGCCCACCAACGTCGGCTACCGCGTGGTCGGCCAGCCCCGCCGCGACAACCTGCGCTTCAACGACTACCGTTACTCGGCAGGCGTGCGCGGCGACATCGGCAGCGGCTTCAGCTATGACGTCAACTACATGTACTCGCTGGTCAAGTTCAAGGAAACCTACCTGAACGACGTGAACCAGGCGAAGGCCGGCCTCGCGCTGAACGCGATCAACGTCAACGGCGTCCCGACCTGCCGCTCGGTCATCGACGGGACCGACGCGAATTGTATCCCCATCAACGTCTTCACCCCCGGCGGCGTGACGGCGGAGCAGGCGGCCTACATCTTCGGCGAAAGCAACACCGCTTCGCGCAACTCGCTGAGCGTGATCTCCGGCTCGCTGAGCGGCGACCTCGGCCAGATGGGCGTCACCCTGCCCTGGGCCGAACGGGGCGTCGGCATCGCGCTGGGCGTCGAGCGCCGCCGCGAGACGCTGAACTTCACCGCAGACGAAGTCGCGCAGCAGAACGGCACCCTGCCCTCCGACGGCGTCATCGCCGTGACCGAGGCCTTCGGCGAAATCGAGATCCCGCTGATCGAGGACAAGCCGTTCTTCCGCTCGCTGACCATCAACGGCGGCCTGCGTTATTCGTCCTACGACAACAAGCAGAACTCGTCGGGCATCAAGTCGGGCTACAACGTGTGGACCTACAAGGGCGAACTGTCGTGGGCCCCGGTCGACGACCTGCGCGTCCGCGCCAGCTACAACCGCGCCATCCGCGCGCCCAACGTGGCGGAACTCTTCGCCTCGCAGGCGGTCGGCAACGTCAACGGCACGGATCCCTGCGCCGGCGCCAATCCGAGCGCCTCGTTCGAGATCTGCAGGCTCACCGGCGTGACCCAGGCCATGTACGGCCGCATTCCGGGCTGCCCGTCCGACCAGTGCTCTGGCCTTGGCGGCGGCAACACCGCGCTCAAGCCCGAAACCGCCGACACCTACACGCTGGGCGTGGTCATCACTCCGAAGGCGCTGCGCCGCTTCTCGCTGTCGATCGACTACTACAACATCAAGGTGAAGGACTACATCGGCCAAATCGCGCCGTCGCTCATCATGGGCCAGTGCGCCACCACCGGTGATCCGTACTTCTGCGGCCTGTTCGTCCGCGATCCGCGTTCGGGCCAGGTCTTCGGCCAGAACTCGGGCTACATCATCTCGACGACGATGAACACGGGCTACCTCAAGACCTCGGGCATCGACGTCAACGCAGACTACACCTTCGATGTCGGCAACTTCGGCAGCATCAACGTGGGCGTCGTCGGCACCTACCTGATCGAGCAGGTCTCGCAGCCGGTCCCGGGCGCAGGCTCCTACGACTGCAAGGGCCTGTTCGGCTACACCTGCGGCCAGCCCACCCCCGAATGGCGCCATGTCGCGCGCTTCTCGTGGATGGCTCCGGGCGACTTCACCGCCTCGGTCTCCTGGCGCCACATCGGCGGCACCACGCTGTCGAGCCTGACCGACAACCCGCTGCTCAGCGCCGACAAGACCACCGTGAACCGCAAGATCGATGCCTACAACTACATCGACCTTTCGCTGACCCAGGTGATCGACAAGCGCCTGACCCTGCGCGCGGGCGTGAACAACCTGTTCGACAAGGATCCGCCGATCCTCGACTCCGGCCTGCTGCAGTCGTTCGGCAACGGCAACACCTATCCGGGCGTCTACGACGCGCTGGGCCGCACGATCTTCGTCGGCGCGACCGTGAACTTCTAA
- a CDS encoding glycoside hydrolase family 2 TIM barrel-domain containing protein, which translates to MRTIIHTSMTALAASLLASPVLAQTTAEWEQPEVVRQGAEPMHTTFDGFETRAGALSRDVAKSRYHLSLDGDWKFNLSATPESRPADFFKPEFDVSGWGTMKVPGILQAEGHGRAVFVGSGYPFPQNQPKIDHGINELGSYRRDFTVPAHFAGRRLLLTVGAAGAAYYIWVNGQRVGYSEDSKLPAEFDVTAYARPGRNTVAIELYRFADGSYLEDQDFWRVNGIERSVTLYAAPQTHIRDLVVDAGLANDYRDGTLGVKVDLGGKSAAMRVRATVLDGKRTVLTREGTAGESVALSASLPAVRTWTAEAPNLYTLLVELLDDKGRLVEATSRRIGFRTVEIAGGEVRVNGRRIMIRGVNRHEHDPKTFRIVSEATMRRDIELMKAANVNAVRTSHYPNDPRWYELADEYGLYVMDEANIESHGYLGLSQQHDNDPSYLLGNDPKWRAAHLDRVARMVQRDRNHPSIIFWSLGNETGIGQSFEEAAKWVKASDPTRLVSFLGWSMSNWRHPTNSYVDIFAPMYDDVPKMLDYAADPAFTQPLILCEYAHAMGNSLGDLAGYWQVMRSHPKLQGGFVWDWVDQTMLMKDKDGREYWGQGVDFDPDPKAPGVHGDDSPVGDGVIQSDRTPDPEYYELAHVQSPVSFVQDAGGYRVVNRHDHIDLSGFTFDWAVLEDGVDVAHGALAAPAVGAGTSAPLSVPIPSAKNPAAERFLVLRARAKAGTVPTQPAGHVVGWEQFALSPVASVSVPAGAIVPQESEGALRLAAGDAVLEIDRASGLVRRYARGGKVLLTGGAPNFWRAPTDNDVGAGVPKSHAMWQQFSQNRRVEAVVVEGDTIVVRHDMGVGSVKVETRWTMATDGTVGVKVHFDPLRDTLPDPLRLGLAFETLPVLDAVRWYGRGPQETYADRKTGGMIARWGGKLADQFHDYARPQESGNKTDVRWIELSGAGTGLRVTGAQPLSANALAFPYADLALKPPGQAHSSDIRPHGNGTLLVDMAQAGVGGDTGWNLDGRAHMPYRIALKPVTWSFTIGRP; encoded by the coding sequence ATGCGCACCATCATCCACACCAGCATGACGGCGCTCGCCGCCAGCCTCCTCGCTAGCCCGGTCCTCGCTCAAACCACGGCCGAGTGGGAGCAGCCCGAAGTGGTGCGACAGGGCGCGGAGCCCATGCACACCACCTTCGACGGGTTCGAGACCCGCGCCGGTGCACTGTCCCGCGACGTGGCGAAATCGCGCTATCACCTCTCGCTCGACGGCGACTGGAAGTTCAACCTTTCCGCCACGCCGGAAAGCCGCCCGGCGGACTTCTTCAAGCCCGAATTCGATGTCAGCGGCTGGGGCACGATGAAGGTGCCGGGCATTCTCCAGGCAGAGGGTCATGGCCGCGCCGTCTTCGTGGGCAGCGGTTATCCGTTCCCGCAGAACCAGCCGAAAATCGACCACGGCATCAACGAACTCGGCTCCTACCGCCGTGACTTCACGGTCCCTGCGCACTTCGCGGGGCGCCGCCTGCTACTGACCGTGGGCGCGGCGGGTGCGGCCTATTACATCTGGGTCAACGGGCAGCGCGTCGGCTACTCGGAGGATTCCAAGCTCCCGGCCGAGTTCGACGTGACCGCCTATGCCCGCCCGGGCAGGAACACGGTGGCGATCGAACTCTATCGCTTCGCCGACGGCAGCTACCTTGAGGACCAGGACTTCTGGCGCGTCAACGGGATCGAGCGCAGCGTGACGCTCTATGCCGCGCCGCAGACGCATATCCGCGATCTCGTCGTCGATGCGGGCCTCGCCAACGACTACCGTGACGGCACGCTGGGCGTGAAGGTCGATCTCGGCGGCAAGTCCGCCGCGATGCGCGTGCGGGCGACGGTGCTCGACGGCAAGCGCACGGTGCTGACGCGCGAGGGAACCGCCGGGGAGAGCGTCGCGCTGTCCGCAAGCCTGCCGGCCGTGCGCACATGGACGGCGGAAGCGCCCAACCTCTACACGCTGCTGGTCGAACTGCTCGACGACAAGGGCCGTCTGGTCGAGGCGACGAGCCGCCGTATCGGCTTCCGCACGGTGGAGATCGCGGGCGGCGAAGTGCGCGTCAACGGCAGGCGCATCATGATCCGCGGCGTCAACCGCCACGAACATGATCCGAAGACCTTCCGCATCGTGTCGGAAGCGACGATGCGCCGCGACATCGAACTGATGAAGGCGGCCAACGTCAACGCCGTGCGTACCAGCCATTATCCCAACGATCCGCGCTGGTACGAACTCGCCGACGAATACGGCCTCTACGTGATGGACGAGGCCAACATCGAGAGCCACGGCTACCTCGGCCTCTCGCAGCAGCACGACAACGATCCGTCCTACCTGCTCGGCAACGACCCCAAATGGCGCGCGGCGCACCTCGACCGCGTGGCGCGCATGGTACAGCGTGATCGCAATCACCCCTCGATCATCTTCTGGTCGCTCGGCAACGAGACCGGCATCGGCCAGAGCTTCGAGGAAGCGGCAAAGTGGGTGAAGGCCAGCGATCCCACGCGCCTCGTCAGCTTCCTTGGCTGGAGCATGAGCAACTGGCGGCACCCGACCAATTCCTACGTCGATATCTTCGCGCCGATGTACGACGACGTGCCCAAGATGCTGGACTACGCCGCCGACCCGGCGTTCACGCAGCCGCTGATCCTTTGCGAATACGCGCATGCGATGGGCAACAGCCTGGGCGACCTTGCGGGCTACTGGCAGGTGATGCGCAGCCATCCCAAGCTGCAGGGCGGCTTCGTGTGGGACTGGGTGGACCAGACCATGCTGATGAAGGACAAGGACGGCCGCGAATACTGGGGGCAGGGCGTGGACTTCGATCCCGACCCCAAGGCCCCCGGTGTTCATGGCGACGACAGCCCGGTGGGCGACGGCGTGATCCAGTCCGACCGCACGCCCGATCCGGAATACTATGAGCTGGCGCATGTCCAGTCGCCGGTGAGCTTCGTGCAGGACGCGGGCGGATACCGGGTCGTCAACCGGCACGACCATATCGACCTGTCCGGCTTCACCTTCGACTGGGCGGTGCTGGAGGACGGCGTAGACGTCGCTCATGGCGCCCTCGCTGCTCCTGCGGTCGGCGCCGGAACGAGCGCACCTCTGTCTGTGCCGATCCCGTCCGCGAAGAACCCTGCCGCCGAGCGCTTCCTCGTCCTGCGCGCGCGGGCGAAGGCGGGCACGGTGCCGACGCAGCCTGCCGGGCATGTCGTCGGGTGGGAGCAGTTCGCCCTGTCACCCGTCGCCTCGGTCAGCGTGCCTGCGGGAGCCATCGTCCCGCAGGAGAGCGAGGGCGCGCTGCGTCTCGCCGCCGGGGATGCGGTGTTGGAGATCGACCGCGCAAGCGGCCTCGTCCGCCGCTATGCGCGCGGTGGCAAGGTGCTGCTGACCGGCGGCGCACCGAACTTCTGGCGCGCGCCGACCGACAACGACGTCGGCGCGGGCGTGCCGAAGAGTCATGCCATGTGGCAGCAGTTCTCGCAGAACCGCCGCGTCGAGGCGGTCGTGGTGGAGGGCGACACCATCGTCGTCCGGCACGACATGGGCGTCGGCTCGGTCAAGGTGGAGACGCGCTGGACCATGGCGACGGACGGCACCGTCGGCGTCAAGGTCCACTTCGATCCGCTGCGCGACACGCTGCCCGATCCCCTGCGCCTCGGCCTCGCGTTCGAGACGCTGCCGGTGCTGGACGCCGTGCGCTGGTACGGGCGCGGGCCGCAGGAGACTTACGCGGACCGCAAGACCGGCGGCATGATCGCGCGCTGGGGCGGCAAGCTGGCGGACCAGTTCCACGACTATGCCCGCCCGCAGGAAAGCGGCAACAAGACCGATGTGCGCTGGATCGAACTGAGCGGCGCTGGCACGGGCCTGCGCGTCACCGGCGCGCAGCCGCTCTCGGCCAATGCGCTGGCGTTCCCCTATGCCGACCTCGCGCTGAAGCCGCCGGGGCAGGCGCACAGCTCCGACATCCGCCCGCACGGCAACGGCACGCTGCTGGTCGACATGGCGCAGGCGGGCGTGGGCGGCGACACCGGCTGGAACCTCGATGGCCGCGCGCACATGCCCTATCGCATCGCGCTCAAGCCGGTGACGTGGTCGTTCACCATCGGCAGGCCCTGA
- a CDS encoding S9 family peptidase, with translation MSRALRRLSLSGAIAGVLLTSPALAAPTREQVDRSLALREDWQYLTREIAWPATWTPDGKAFSYRKTVEGGFAFETADAATLAKTPAFDHERLAVALTKAMGRPVQALRLPFSEFGYDGDRTAILFWSGEQGWRCALVEYTCAPQADRGRPRGFGVVRDLSVPADNHPRVSPDGKREALVEDDNLVVRKKGGGDPVRLSTDGSAGDFYDPETIAWSSDNRHLMIYRVRPGYARKVLRVEAAPEGQIQPKVQSQLYPKPGDAVDIEQPVLFDVETGRQTVIDAALFPNAYELSSPRWRPDGRSVSFGYVRRGFGQAKVIAVDAATGKAHAAVTEDARTFVYADRRFAWEVGKAGDEIVWASERDGWNHLYLIDARTGRVKNHITTGDWVVRDVLKVDDARRQVWFSASGMDKGEDPYFRHIYRIDFDGRNLTTLTPEKADHTASLSPDMTLLVDNYSRVDLPNVSVLRRASDGTVVQTVTTGDITRLTAAGFRAPEVFTAKGRDGKTDIWGLVVRPRDYDPAKKYPVIENIYAGPHDSFVPKQFWPFGYHSGGDKVIGMQALADLGFIVVQIDGMGTANRSKAFHDVAWKNLQDSGFPDRILWHKALAAKDPAYDVSRVGIYGASAGGQSTLNALLFHGDFYKAGVAYAGCYDNRMDKISWNEQWLGWPVDKSYADASGVDNAAKLTGKLFLIVGEQDSNVDPASTMQVVDALIKADKDFDLLVVPGGEHSVGRSTGPIDYVTRRQFDFFVRALQEK, from the coding sequence ATGTCCCGCGCGCTCCGCCGCCTGTCCCTGTCCGGCGCCATCGCGGGGGTCCTGCTTACCTCGCCCGCGCTCGCCGCACCGACCCGCGAGCAGGTGGATCGCTCGCTCGCCCTGCGCGAGGACTGGCAATACCTGACGCGCGAGATCGCCTGGCCCGCGACATGGACGCCGGACGGCAAGGCGTTCTCCTATCGCAAGACGGTGGAGGGCGGCTTCGCCTTCGAGACCGCCGACGCCGCGACGCTCGCCAAGACCCCGGCGTTCGACCACGAACGCCTCGCCGTCGCGCTGACGAAGGCGATGGGCAGGCCGGTGCAGGCGCTGCGCCTGCCGTTCTCCGAGTTCGGCTATGACGGGGACCGCACCGCGATCCTGTTCTGGTCGGGCGAGCAGGGCTGGCGCTGCGCTCTGGTCGAGTACACCTGCGCCCCGCAGGCCGACCGTGGCCGTCCGCGCGGCTTCGGCGTGGTGCGCGACCTTTCGGTGCCCGCCGACAACCACCCGCGCGTCTCCCCTGACGGCAAGCGCGAGGCGCTGGTGGAGGACGACAACCTTGTCGTGCGTAAGAAAGGCGGCGGCGATCCGGTGCGGCTGAGCACGGACGGCTCGGCGGGCGACTTCTACGACCCCGAGACGATCGCGTGGTCGTCCGACAACCGCCACCTGATGATCTACCGCGTGCGCCCCGGCTATGCCCGCAAGGTGCTGCGCGTGGAGGCGGCGCCCGAGGGGCAGATTCAGCCGAAGGTGCAGAGCCAGCTCTATCCCAAGCCCGGTGACGCGGTGGATATCGAGCAGCCGGTGCTCTTCGATGTCGAGACCGGCCGCCAGACCGTGATCGACGCCGCGCTGTTCCCCAATGCCTACGAACTGTCCTCGCCGCGCTGGCGTCCTGACGGGCGCTCCGTCTCGTTCGGCTACGTCCGGCGTGGGTTCGGGCAGGCGAAGGTGATCGCGGTCGACGCCGCCACCGGCAAGGCGCACGCCGCCGTTACCGAGGATGCGCGCACCTTCGTCTACGCCGACCGCCGCTTCGCGTGGGAAGTCGGCAAGGCGGGTGACGAGATCGTCTGGGCGTCCGAGCGGGACGGCTGGAACCACCTCTACCTGATCGACGCTCGCACGGGCCGGGTGAAGAACCACATCACCACCGGCGACTGGGTCGTGCGTGACGTACTGAAGGTGGATGACGCCAGGCGGCAGGTGTGGTTCTCCGCCAGCGGCATGGACAAGGGCGAAGACCCGTACTTCCGCCATATCTACCGCATCGACTTCGACGGCCGGAACCTGACCACGCTCACCCCGGAGAAGGCGGACCATACCGCCAGCCTCTCTCCCGACATGACGCTGCTGGTAGACAATTACTCGCGCGTAGATCTGCCCAACGTCAGCGTCCTGCGCCGCGCCAGCGACGGCACGGTGGTCCAGACCGTCACCACCGGCGACATCACCCGCCTCACCGCCGCAGGCTTCCGCGCGCCAGAGGTCTTCACCGCCAAGGGCCGCGACGGCAAGACCGATATCTGGGGCCTCGTCGTGCGCCCGCGCGACTACGATCCGGCGAAGAAGTACCCGGTGATCGAGAACATCTACGCGGGCCCTCACGACAGCTTCGTGCCCAAGCAGTTCTGGCCCTTCGGCTACCACTCGGGCGGGGACAAGGTGATCGGCATGCAGGCGCTGGCCGACCTCGGCTTCATCGTCGTGCAGATCGACGGCATGGGCACGGCCAACCGTTCCAAGGCGTTCCACGACGTCGCGTGGAAGAACCTTCAGGATTCCGGCTTCCCTGACCGCATCCTGTGGCACAAGGCGCTGGCGGCAAAGGATCCCGCCTACGACGTCAGCCGTGTCGGCATCTACGGCGCATCGGCGGGCGGGCAGAGCACGCTCAACGCGCTGTTGTTTCACGGCGATTTCTACAAGGCAGGCGTCGCCTATGCGGGCTGCTACGACAACCGCATGGACAAGATCAGCTGGAACGAACAGTGGCTCGGCTGGCCGGTGGACAAGAGCTACGCCGATGCCTCGGGCGTGGACAATGCCGCGAAGCTGACCGGCAAGCTGTTCCTCATCGTGGGCGAGCAGGACAGCAACGTCGACCCGGCCTCGACGATGCAGGTGGTCGATGCGCTCATCAAGGCGGACAAGGATTTCGACCTCCTCGTCGTTCCCGGCGGCGAGCACAGCGTCGGCCGCTCCACCGGCCCCATCGACTACGTGACGCGGCGGCAGTTCGATTTCTTCGTGCGGGCGCTTCAGGAGAAGTAG
- a CDS encoding 4-hydroxyproline epimerase, translating into MRHTFFCIDGHTAGNPVRLVAGGAPLLKGASMSERRQDFLSRFDWIRTGLCFEPRGHDMMSGGFLYPPVDPANDIGILFIETSGCLPMCGHGTIGIVTFGLEHGLIQPAVPGRLKVEVPAGTIDIAYETDGPKVTSVRITNVPAYVAARGIEVDVEGIGPLSVDVSYGGNYYAIVEPQGAYTGLDDLGAARIVELSNRVREAVRAKFEPVHPLDPTIRGVSHVLWADKPKHDGADGRNAVFYGDKAIDRSPCGTGTSARLAHLAADGRLSVGDRFVHESYICSRFIGRVEQAVTLGDQPAIIPSIEGSAVATGFNTIWIDREDPFWAGFQVK; encoded by the coding sequence ATGCGGCATACTTTCTTCTGCATCGACGGCCATACGGCAGGTAACCCCGTCCGCCTCGTGGCGGGCGGGGCGCCGCTGTTGAAGGGCGCCTCGATGTCCGAGCGGCGACAGGATTTCCTGTCGCGTTTCGACTGGATCCGCACCGGCCTGTGCTTCGAGCCGCGCGGGCATGACATGATGTCGGGCGGGTTCCTCTATCCACCGGTCGATCCCGCGAACGACATCGGCATCCTGTTCATCGAGACCAGCGGCTGCCTGCCGATGTGCGGCCACGGCACCATCGGCATCGTCACCTTCGGCCTCGAACACGGGTTGATCCAGCCTGCCGTGCCGGGCCGCCTCAAGGTGGAAGTGCCCGCCGGCACCATCGATATCGCCTACGAGACCGATGGCCCGAAGGTCACGTCGGTGCGCATCACCAACGTCCCCGCCTATGTCGCCGCGCGCGGTATCGAGGTGGACGTGGAAGGCATCGGCCCGCTGTCGGTCGACGTGTCCTATGGCGGCAACTACTACGCCATCGTCGAGCCGCAGGGTGCCTATACCGGCCTCGACGACCTCGGCGCGGCGCGCATCGTCGAACTGTCGAACCGCGTGCGCGAGGCGGTTCGCGCGAAGTTCGAGCCGGTCCATCCGCTCGACCCGACCATCCGTGGCGTCAGTCATGTCCTGTGGGCCGACAAGCCGAAGCACGACGGCGCGGACGGCCGCAACGCCGTGTTCTACGGCGACAAGGCGATCGACCGCAGCCCCTGCGGCACCGGCACTTCGGCGCGGCTCGCGCATCTGGCGGCGGACGGCAGGCTTTCGGTCGGCGACCGGTTCGTCCACGAAAGCTACATCTGCTCGCGCTTCATCGGCCGGGTGGAACAGGCCGTGACGCTGGGCGACCAGCCCGCCATCATCCCCTCCATCGAGGGTTCGGCGGTGGCCACCGGGTTCAACACCATCTGGATCGACCGCGAAGACCCGTTCTGGGCGGGCTTCCAGGTCAAGTAA
- a CDS encoding dihydrodipicolinate synthase family protein — MAIGWKGVFPAVTTQLRADLSIDLADTQRVVDDLIRDGVTGVIALGTVGENNSLEFEEKVQVLSAIVEVVDGRVPVITGCSEYDTRRAVRYAQAAEKAGADGLMLLPPMVYVPKAHELVAHFKGVAESMGLPIMLYNNPPAYRTVIDKDVLTALVDVPNIVAVKESAPDTRRFTDFRNEFGDRYVLFAGLDDVALEGLYLGAQGWVSGLTNAFPKESVELVNAFARGDHAKALEIYRWFMPLLHLDAEHDLVQSIKLAEEVMGRGSERVLPPRYVLQGERRAEVIAMVEKAAATRPDLTPTTTTATVLA; from the coding sequence ATGGCAATCGGTTGGAAGGGTGTTTTCCCGGCAGTCACCACGCAGCTTCGCGCGGACCTGTCGATCGACTTGGCGGACACCCAGCGCGTCGTCGATGATCTGATCCGTGACGGCGTCACGGGCGTGATCGCGCTCGGCACGGTCGGCGAGAACAACTCGCTGGAATTCGAGGAAAAGGTCCAGGTTCTCTCGGCTATCGTCGAAGTCGTCGACGGTCGCGTGCCGGTCATCACCGGCTGCTCGGAATACGACACGCGCCGCGCGGTGCGCTATGCGCAGGCGGCAGAAAAGGCTGGCGCGGACGGCCTCATGCTGCTGCCGCCGATGGTCTACGTGCCCAAGGCGCATGAACTCGTCGCGCACTTCAAGGGCGTGGCCGAGAGCATGGGCCTGCCGATCATGCTCTACAACAACCCGCCCGCCTACCGCACCGTCATCGACAAGGACGTGCTGACCGCGCTGGTCGACGTGCCGAACATCGTGGCGGTCAAGGAATCCGCCCCCGACACCCGTCGCTTCACCGACTTCAGGAACGAGTTCGGCGATCGCTACGTGCTGTTCGCAGGGCTCGACGACGTGGCGCTCGAAGGGCTCTACCTCGGTGCGCAGGGCTGGGTTTCGGGCCTCACCAACGCCTTCCCGAAGGAATCGGTCGAACTCGTCAACGCCTTCGCGCGCGGCGACCATGCCAAGGCGCTCGAAATCTACCGCTGGTTCATGCCGCTGCTCCACCTTGATGCCGAGCACGATCTGGTGCAGTCGATCAAGCTGGCCGAGGAAGTCATGGGTCGCGGTTCCGAGCGCGTTCTGCCCCCGCGCTACGTGCTCCAGGGCGAGCGCCGCGCGGAAGTGATCGCGATGGTCGAAAAGGCCGCGGCGACCCGTCCCGACCTTACGCCCACCACCACCACCGCCACCGTGCTGGCCTAA